The Urocitellus parryii isolate mUroPar1 chromosome 13, mUroPar1.hap1, whole genome shotgun sequence genome has a window encoding:
- the Hsbp1l1 gene encoding heat shock factor-binding protein 1-like protein 1, protein MDARTSEGPHGDPLRDAAEHLLQELQEHFQALTAALNLRMEDMGNRIEDLQKNVNVLMEQAGVGNSTEEQTT, encoded by the exons ATGGACGCACGGACCTCCGAGGGTCCCCACGGGGACCCGCTGCGGGACGCG GCAGAACATCTACTTCAGGAACTTCAAGAACATTTTCAAGCTCTCACTGCAGCATTAAACCTGAGAA TGGAAGACATGGGGAATCGCATAGAGGACTTACAGAAGAATGTGAATGTCCTAATGGAGCAGGCTGGGGTTGGAAATTCCACTGAAGAGCAAACA ACCTGA